A single Entelurus aequoreus isolate RoL-2023_Sb linkage group LG11, RoL_Eaeq_v1.1, whole genome shotgun sequence DNA region contains:
- the LOC133660041 gene encoding syndecan-2-like, with protein sequence MRTLWLLFLVGLAISEKMLVSSQSLSFMGDDIYIEDQTSGDFPIDDEDGDDYGSGSGSGDYDKEDKETINITEYFNVAETEETLPTKSAVDPANNPTTKVMDADTTSFTKVTEAKEVPDKDLVADSVTHSPSLSTTSEPDSPKEAEEDNSLDRWDDSSKTKVKDNKDDNGVLTNEIPDGHGSRMFYSPDDVTSESMWERTEVLAAVIACVVVGLLCAISLLILLAYRMKKKDEGSYDLGDNKLSTAAYQKAPSKEFYA encoded by the exons ATGCTGGTCTCGTCCCAGTCGCTCTCATTCATGGGAGATGACATTTACATTGAGGATCAAACATCAGGGGACTTCCCAATAGATGATGAAGATGGGGATGACTACGGCTCAGGCTCGGGATCCGGAGATTACG ACAAAGAAGACAAGGAGACTATAAACATCACAGAGTACTTCAATGTGGCCGAGACCGAAGAAACACTTCCAACAAAGTCGGCGGTGGACCCTGCTAACAATCCAACAACCAAAGTGATGGACGCTGATACAACATCGTTCACAAAGGTCACCGAAGCAAAGGAG gtgCCGGATAAGGACCTGGTTGCTGATTCGGTCACTCATTCTCCCAGTCTGAGCACCACCTCTGAGCCCGACAGCCCGAAAGAAGCAGAGGAGGACAACAGCCTGGATAGGTGGGACGACTCCTCCAAAACCAAAGTcaaagacaacaaagacgacaatGGAGTTCTGACCAATGAGATCCCCGATGGTCATGGCAGCAGAATGTTTTACTCTCCTGATGACGTAACATCTGAGAGCATGTGGGAGAGGACGGAGGTGCTGGCAG CGGTGATAGCATGTGTGGTGGTTGGATTGCTCTGTGCCATCTCCCTGCTGATCCTCCTCGCCTACCGCATGAAGAAGAAGGACGAAGGCAGCTACGATCTAGGCGACAACAAACTGTCCACAGCAGCTTATCAAAAAGCGCCCAGCAAAGAGTTTTACGCCTGA